One genomic window of Brevinematia bacterium includes the following:
- a CDS encoding type 1 glutamine amidotransferase: MILAVVNSATERLGYVEESLKRYVISFSCVEASHLQELGSQTLIASRYSGMVILGNFQSIYEEDRYPFIAYEKKVVEEFIESNKPVIGISFGAQIVASVLGARVYRGDRGAEIGWYELQITGDGAKDAVFSKYYPRIMALQWHGDTFDLPKDAVRIITSSKYLNQGFRYRKNVYGLQFHLEAKKEDVSEWCRVAQISEEETQKILSGFDMYSSEMRKISDDLVWWLFVNSVW; this comes from the coding sequence ATGATATTGGCTGTGGTGAATTCGGCTACGGAGAGGTTAGGATATGTTGAGGAAAGCTTAAAAAGGTATGTTATCAGTTTTTCTTGTGTGGAAGCAAGTCATTTGCAAGAGTTGGGAAGTCAAACTTTGATTGCTAGTAGATACTCTGGAATGGTAATTCTTGGTAATTTCCAGTCTATATATGAGGAAGATAGGTACCCCTTTATAGCCTACGAGAAGAAAGTTGTTGAGGAATTTATTGAGAGTAACAAGCCTGTGATTGGTATTTCCTTCGGAGCACAGATTGTAGCTAGTGTTCTAGGAGCTAGGGTGTATAGAGGTGATAGAGGTGCAGAGATAGGGTGGTATGAGCTTCAAATAACTGGAGATGGTGCAAAGGATGCGGTATTCTCAAAGTATTATCCTAGAATAATGGCTTTACAGTGGCATGGTGATACCTTTGATCTTCCAAAAGATGCTGTAAGGATTATAACTTCTTCCAAATACTTAAATCAAGGGTTTAGATACAGAAAGAATGTCTATGGTCTTCAGTTTCACCTAGAAGCAAAAAAGGAGGATGTCAGTGAGTGGTGTAGGGTTGCTCAGATTTCGGAGGAAGAGACTCAAAAGATACTTAGTGGATTTGATATGTATTCTAGTGAAATGAGGAAAATCAGTGATGATTTAGTTTGGTGGTTATTTGTGAATAGTGTATGGTAA